The following DNA comes from Micromonospora chokoriensis.
ATCCAGGAGTACATGAAACACACCCCGCTGGCCAACGAGGTGTTCCGGCAGTCGTTCACGTTCACCGACGGCTACCTGCACCCGGGCGACCAGCCGGGGCTCGGGGTGGAGCTGGACGAGGAGGCGGCGGCCCGGTTCCCGTACGAGCCGGCCTACCTGCCCTTCAACCGGCTCAAGGACGGCACCGTCCATGACTGGTGAGCCGGGTGGACGACACGTCGTGGTGATGGGCGTCTCCGGGTCCGGCAAGTCCACTGTGGCGCGGGGGATCAGCGCGGTGACCGGGCTGACGTTCGTCGAGGCCGACGAGTTCCACTCCCCGGAGAACGTGGCACTGATGCGCTCCGGCGTACCCCTGGACGACAGCAACCGCCGGCCCTGGCTGGCCGACATCGCCGGGTGGATCGGCGCTCGCGCGGCGGAGGGCCAGTCGACGGTGCTGGCCTGCTCGGCCCTGCGGCGGTCGTACCGGGACGTGCTCCGCCAGGGCGCGCCGCAGCTGGACTTCGTGCACCTGCACGGGCCGGCGGAGGTCATCCGGGAGCGGATGGCGCGACGAGAGGGGCACTACATGCCGGCGAGCCTGCTCGACTCCCAGCTCGCCACGCTGGAACCGGCCGAGCCGGACGAGTCGGTGCTCGTGCTGGACGTCTCGCTCCCGCCGCGCGCCCTGGTCGCGATAGCCGTGCGGAGACTCGGCCTGCCCGTCTGGACGCCGGTGGGGGAGCGGTAGCCCCGCCTCGACGCCGGCCGCCGCTCCTGATGTGGGGCGGCCGGCGTCGGCGTACTCCGAGCGCTACGGCTCCCCGACAGCATGTTAGGTTAGCCTGCCCTCACTACCTGGAGTTCGCCGCCATGCCCCCATCGATCCGAGCATGACAGTCGCCGAGGTCAGCGGGAGCGTGGTGCTGCGCCGCGCCCTGCGCCGACAGCGCCGCCGGGTGGTGCTCGGCATCGTGCTGCTCTGCGCCCACCAGGCCACCGAGGCCCTCGTACCGGTCGCCATCGGCGTGATCATCGACCGGGCGGTGGCCACCGGGGACGTCGCCGCGCTCCTGCTCTCCCTCGCCGGCCTCGCCGCCCTGTTCACCACCCTCGCCTTCGCCTACCGCACCGGCGCCCGGCTCGCCTACGCCGCCGTCGAACACGAGGCGCACACGACCCGCGTCGAGATCGTCCGGAGCGCCCTCGACCCGCGCGGACACCGCTCGGGTCTGCGCGACGGGGAACTGCTGTCCGTCACGGCCTCCGACGCCGAGTTGTCCGCGCTGGTCGTACGCGTCGCCGGGCTCACCGCCGCGGCGCTCACCGCGATCGTGGTGGCCGCCGTCGCGCTGCTCGTCGTCGACGTCCCCCTCGGGCTCGGGGTGCTCGTCGGCGTACCGCTGCTGGTCGTCGCCCTTCAGCGGATGGCGCCGCTGCTCACCCGGCGCAGCACGTCGCAGCAGGAGGCCCTCGCGGCCACCACCGCGCTCGCCGTCGACCTCGTCACCGGGCTGCGCGTGCTACGCGGCGTCGGCGCGCAGGACCACGCCGCCCGACGGTACGCGGGCGCCAGCCGGCACGCACTCGACGTGACCCTTCGCGCCGCCACCAGCAAGGGCCTGCACCTCGGCCTCACCACCACCGTCAACGGTCTCTTCCTCGCGACGGTCGCCGGCGTCGCGGGCTGGCTCGCGCTTGAGGGTCGGCTCACCATCGGCGAACTCGTCGCCGTCGTCGGGCTGGCCCAGTTCATCGCCGAGCCGGTGCAGACGCTCGGGTACTGCGTACAACTGTTCGCCATGGCCCGGGCCTCGGCGGCGCGGGTCGCGCGGGTCCTCGGCGCGGCACCGGTCCTCGCGCCGGGTGACGCCGGGCCGCCCGAGCCGAGCCCGTCCCGGCTCGCCCTCGACGCGGTCTCGCACGCGGGCCTCGACGCCGTCGACCTGCGCGTCCGTGCCGGTGAGATCCTTGGCGTGCTCGCCTACGACCCGAGCGAGGCCGAAGCGCTCGTCGCGCTGCTGGCCGGCCGGGTGCACCACGCGGACTACCGGGGGACGCTGTACGTCGACGGCGTACCCGTCGAGGACCTGCACATCGACGCCGCGCGCACAGTCGTCCTGGTGGAGCCACACGACGTGGCGCTGTTCGAGGGCACCCTGCGCGCGAACCTCAGCGCCGGTGCCCAGGTCGACGACACGGTCCTGCGGGCCGCCGTGCGGGCTGCCGCCGCCGAGGACGTGCTCACCGCACACCCGGACGGTCTCGACCGCCGGCTCACCGAGCGGGGAGCGAACCTGTCCGGCGGTCAACGGCAGCGGATCGGGCTCGCCCGTGCGCTCGTCGCCGACCCACCGGTGCTGGTGCTGCACAACCCCACCACGGCTGTCGACGCGGTGACCGAGGCACTGATCGCCGAAGGGCTGGCCTCGGTCCGCGCGGCGGACACCCGCGCCACGGTGCTGATCACCACCAGCCCGGCCCTGCTGCACGTCACGCACCGGGTCGTCGTGATCGACAAGGGTCGGGTCGTCGCCGAGGGGCCGCACGAGCGGTTGCTCGCCGGCGACACCCGCTACCGGGAGGAGGTCCTGCGATGACCGACCCGTCGACCGACAGCGGCGTCGAGCCCCGGCACCTGCTGCCGACGGCCACCGGCCGGCAGACCTGGGCCGCCCTCCGTGCCGAGTTGGCCCGCCTGCCGCTGCTCAGCGCCGTCGCCGGCACGTTGCTGGTCGCCGCGTCCGCGACCGGGCTCGTCGCGCCGTGGGTGCTCGGTCGCCTCGTCGACGACGTCATCGCCGGCACCGACACACAGCAGGTCGTGGCCTGGGCGGGCGTGATCGCGGGCGCGGCGGTGCTCGCGGGGCTCCTCACCGCGGCCGGAGCCGCGGTCGCCGCACGCCTCGGCGAGACGGTGCTGGCCCGGCTCCGGGAGCGGGTCCTCGACCGCGCCCTGCACCTGCCGTCGGCCACCCTGGAACGGGCCGGGACCGGTGACCTGGTGGCCCGGGCCGGCGACGACGTGGCGGTGGTGACGAACGTGATCGCCACCAGCGGCCCCGCCTTCCTCGGCGCGACGCTGTCCGTCGTGTTGACAGCGCTGGGGCTCTTCGCCCTCGACTGGCGGCTCGGCATCGCCGGGCTGGCCGCCGCACCGGCGTACGCGCTGGCGCTGCGCTGGTACCTCCGGCGGTCGGTGCCGTACTACGCCCGCGAGCGGGTCGCGACCGGCGAGCGTACGCAGGCGACCGCCGAGGCGCTGCGCGGCGCGGCGACGGTACGCGCCTACCGGATGGAGGACGCGCACGTCGCGCGGATCGCCGAACGCTCCGGCGTCGCCCGTGACCTGGCGCTGGAGATCTTCGGCCTGTTCACCCGGTTCGGGCTGCGCATCAACAGGTCCGAGTTCGTGGGGCTGGCCGCCGTGCTGCTCGCCGGCTTCCTGCTGGTCCGCGAGGACCTGTCCACAGTCGGTGCGGCGACCACCGCAGCCCTCTACTTCCACCGCCTCTTCAACCCCATCGGCCTGCTGCTGTTCGAGTCGGACTCGGTGCTCCAGGCCGGGGCGAGCCTCGCCCGGCTCGTCGGCGTGACCACACTGCCGGACACCGCATCGCCCGACAGTCGCCGCCCCGCACGTCCGGAGCGGCCCGAGCCGGCAGCGCTGGAGGTGACAGTCGCGCAGCACCGCTACGACGACGGACCTGTCGTGCTGCGGGACATCACCCTCCGTCTCGCGCCCGGTGAGCGCGTGGCGCTGGTGGGCGCGAGCGGTGCGGGCAAGAGCACGCTCGCCGGCATCATCGCCGGCATCATCGAGCCCAGCCAGGGCTCGGTCCGCCTGCGCGGCGTGCCGCTGGCCCAGCTCGGCGAACACCAGCTCCGGCGTGAGATCGCCCTGGTCAGCCAGGAGGTGCACGTGTTCGCCGGGCCGCTCGCCGAGGACCTGCGCCTGGCCGACCCGGACGCCACCGACGCCGAGTTGACCCGCGCCCTCGACCTCGTCGGCGCCACCGGGTGGCTGCGCACCCTGCCGGACGGGCTGGCGACCGCCGTGGGGGAGGGCGGACGGCAGCTCACCGCGGCGCAGGCCCAGCACCTCGCGCTGGCCCGCCTGGTCCTCGCCGATCCCGCCGTCGCGGTCCTCGACGAGGCCACCGCGGAGGCGGGCAGCGCGGGCGCGCGCGACCTCGACCGGGCCGCCGTGGCGGCCACCGAGGGCCGTACCACGTTGGTCGTCGCCCACCGGCTCAGTCAGGCGGCCACCGCGGACCGCATCGTCGTCCTGGACCAGGGTCGCGTCGCCGAGCACGGTACGCACGCCGAGCTGCTGGCGGCCGGTGGCGGCTACAGCAACCTGTGGCGTTCCTGGCGTACGCCCGACCCGGTGCCGTCCGCCCGGGACGGCACCGAGCGGATCCAGGACCCCACGAATGTGGGAGCCCCGGGAACTTTTCCGGACCGGTCGGCGACAACCAGAGTGCGCGGCTGACCGGCGGCGTCCCCCCGACGGCCTCCCGGCCGAGAAGGAGCGCCCGTGGCACACAGGACGGTGGTCAGTGCGGACCGACGGCGCTGACGACGCCCAGGTCACCCGGTGGGCGCAGGACGCGGGCCGGGGCGACCGGCAGGCCGCCACGGCGTTCATCCGGGCCCTTCAGGACCAGGTCTGGCGGTTCCTGTCGCATCTCGCCGGGCCGGGTGAGGCCGACGACCTGACTCAGGAGACCTTCCTGCGGGCATTCCGCAACCTCCCCGGCTTCGCCGGCCGCTCGTCGGCCCGCACGTGGGTGTTCACGATCGCCCGGCGGGTCGCCGTCGACCACGTCCGCACGGCGGTGTCCCGGCCGAGGCTGGCGTCCGTTCCGGACTGGCAGGCGGCGGCCGAGGCCGCCGGGGCGATCACCGCCGGGGCCGACGAGAGCGTGACGGTGCACCAGCTGATCGCCGGCCTGCCCCCGGAGCGCCGGGAGGCGTTCGTCGCCACCCAGGTGCTCGGCCTGTCGTACGCCGAGGCGGCGGAGATCTGCCAGTGCCCGGTCGGCACGATCCGGTCCCGGGTGGCCCGGGCACGCGAGGATCTCGCCACGGCCTGGCAGCTCGACAGCGCCCCGGGCCACGACCGGCGGACCGGCTGACAGCGTCCACGAGCTGCTCCGGTACGCCACCTGACCGGCCCCACCACGCGTCAGCGCCACCGGTCGACGACCGGTGGCGCTGACGTTGCGCGCGGGGTGTCACCCCAGGCGGGCCTCGATGGCCTCGATGATGCGTGGACGCAGTTCGGCGGCGCGGATGACCGCGTCCACCGAGCCGACCTCGACCGCGCGGTGGATGTTGTGCACCCGGTCGAACTCCGCGGCCACCTCGCCGAGCTTCTCCGCCCGCACCGACGAGCGCAGCTCGTCGAGTTCCGCGGTCAGCGCGGCGCGCTCGGTGCCGCCGGCGGCAGCGACGCGTGTCTCCAGGTCCCGCACGCGCGGGTCGGCCGCGGTGCGGGCGTTGACGTCGGCGGAGAACACCACGGCGGCGGCGGGTGCGCCACCGAGCACCGAGGCGAACGAGCCCTCCAACGCGAGCACCGTCATGTTCGGGTTCAGCGCCTTCGAGAACACCACGAACGCGCCGCCGTGGTAGCGCGAGATCACGCAGAAGACGATCGGCCCGTCGAAGTTCACGATCGCCCGACCGATCTCGGCCCCGTACTCCAGTTGCAGCTTGCGCATCGACTCCGGCGAGCCGTCGAAGCCGGACAGGTTCGCCAGGACGACGAGCGGTCGGTTGCCGCTGGCCGCGTTGATCGCCCGCGCCGCCTTCTTCGACGAGCGGGGGAACAGCGTGCCCGCCGTGTAGGTGTCCGGGCCGTCGGTGGGCGGGAAGCCGTGCCGGGGCACCGACCGGGACTCGATGCCGAGCAGGCAGACCGGGATGCCGCCGAGGTGGACGTCCTGCACGACGGCGGTGTCCGCGTCCGCCATGCCCGCCCACCGCTCCAGGACCGGGTGGTCCTGGTCGGCGAGGGCCCGCATCACCGTACGGATGTCGAACGGCTTCTTGCGGTCCGGGTTCGCCTCGACGGAGAAGATCTCGCCGACGGTGGCGAAAGCGCTGCCCGCCACGTCGTGCGGGAAGTCGGAGATGTCGCGGTCGGCGGGGTCGGAGGTGACCGCCCGCCGGGGCGCGTCCTCGCCGGGGGCGACGTACGCGTGGTCGTAGTGCGCCATCACCACGTCCCGGGCGGCCGTGAGGTTCGGCGCCCAGTACTGCGCCTGCCCGTTCGGGCCCATCACCCGGTCGTAGCCGCCGATGCCGAAGTTGTCCTCGGCGGACACGCCACCGGAGAAGTCGAGCGACTGCTTGCCGGTGAGCACCATCGCGGAGTCCGGGGTCATCACGAGGATGCCCTTGGTGTGCATCAGCATCGTCGCCTCGGCGTTCCAGTACGGCTGCGCGCCCACGTTGATGCCGGCCACCACGATGTTGATCTCGCCGCCGGCCTGGGTGAACTCGACGATCCGCTTGAGCGCGGCGGCCACCCAGTCCATGTTCTCGGTGCCCGAGGTCATCGAGATCCGGGCGCCGGCGGACAGCGCCCACCACTCCAACGGCACCCGCATCCGCTCGGCCAGGTCCAGGGCGGCGATCACCCGCCGGCACTCCGGCTCCGACAGCGCGCCCAGCGACTTGGTCGGGTCACCGAGCAGCACCACCCGGGTGACACCCTGCGGGTGCCGCTCGGTCGGCGTGCTGACCACCCCGGCGACGATCGCGGCGCTGTTGCGCCCCTTCGGCCGGTCCACCGGGACCAGCACGTGGTCGTCGTCGAGGTCGTGCTCGACGAAGTCACCGAGCCGGCCGGTCAGCTCGTACGGGTACACGGTGTTGCGGCTGCTCGCCCGCAGCACCTTGAGCCGGTACTCGTCGAGCGGCTCGATCGGCTCGACCGGCGGCTCGCCGACGGCCAGCTCCGCGCCGCCCGCGGCGTCGAACGAGATCCGTACGGCGATCTTGGTCAGTTCGCCGGTCCGGCGGTCGCGCTGCCGCGCGATGAACAGGATCTCCTCCAGCCCGGCGCCGGCCGTCGTCGGGCGCACGCGCCCGGCGATCATCTCCATCTCCTCGCGGGTCAGCTCGCTCGGCGGCCACACGTAGACCACGATGCGGTTGGTGGTGAAGCGCGTCTTCGACGGACGCAGCGACTGGGCGCGGCGGATCGAGTCGAGGCAGGCGGCGATCGCGTCCTCGGCGGTCGGCAGGGCGACCAGGCGGCCGTCCTGCTCACGAAGCTCGGTGAGGTCCCGCACCTGCGCGAACGCGACGAGACGCTCGTCGGCGCGGTTCTCCCGCGCCACGCACTGGAAGAGGTAGACCTCCTCGTCCGACGACGGCAGGCGGGTCAGGTCGAACTTGTGCAGCCGCTCCAACTGCATCCGCTGCGCGATGTACGGGTGCAGGCCACGGATCAGCCGGTCCTCGGTCAGCCCGGTGTCGGAGGGGCGGAAGGTGAAGTGGTGGTGCATCACCGCTCCGCCGCGACCCGCGACGGTGGTGGTCACCCGGCGGACCTGGGGCGGCAGCGGATGCGCGGCGACCACCTCGGCCAGCGCCGCCGCCATCGCGTCGAAGTCCTCCGGCTGGTTCTCCCAACCGAGGTAGATGTCGGCGTCGACGGACTCCCCGTCGCCGGCCAGTTCGGCCAGCCCGCGCAACGCGCTGCCCAGCGCGTCGAAGCTCACCGCGGCGGAGACCACGCTGGAATCGGCCCGCTCGGCGACCACGAACGTGCAGCCCGCGACGGCCTGACCACGCACGCTGGTGAGCGCCCTGTTGCCGTAGTACCGCCGGGTCAGCACCTCCAGCATCACCGTGTTGTCGAGGTGGTCGCGCACGAGCCGCTGCCCGAGCAGCCGGACCAGGGGCTCGGTGCTGCGGACCATCTCGGCGATGCGCTCGGCGCGGTCCGCCGCGTCCGGCTGCGCGTCCAGGTGCCGCAGGTGCCCACGGACCTCGGCGTACACCCGGGCCCGGTTGCGTCGCAGCAGCGGCTGGGCGAACCAGGCGAACACCACACCACGGGCGAGGTCGGCGACCACGGGGAAACGCACCTGCGTCGCGGCGATCAGCCGCTCCAGCGCGAGACCGGCGGGCTCGCGCAACGACTCATCCGGCGGGGTCTCCCGCAGCCAGGCGCGCAGCAGTGCCGCGATGACCTGCGCGTCCGCGGACGCGCGTTGCTGGGCGAGGAAGATCCGGAAGACGGCGGCTTCGAGGGCGGGGGTGCGGTCCAGGTCGGTGACGCCGTAGCGGCTGAGCGCCTTGCCGAGCCTGGTCTGGAAGGAGTCCGGCAGCCCAGCCCGCTCGACGTCGAGGCTCTGCAGGTAGGTGTGGAAGTATTCCCGGGCGCTGTGCACGTGGGCGCCGCCGACGTCCTCACCGGTCGGCCGGTTACGGCTCAACTCGGCGAGGTCGGCGAACACCTCGATGAGGTCGAGCTCGGCGGCGAGCGGCCGCTGACCGGCCGCGGAGCGCTGGCTCGCGTCGGTGGCCTGCCGCCGCGCGGTCAGGTAACCGTCGAGCA
Coding sequences within:
- a CDS encoding gluconokinase, which translates into the protein MTGEPGGRHVVVMGVSGSGKSTVARGISAVTGLTFVEADEFHSPENVALMRSGVPLDDSNRRPWLADIAGWIGARAAEGQSTVLACSALRRSYRDVLRQGAPQLDFVHLHGPAEVIRERMARREGHYMPASLLDSQLATLEPAEPDESVLVLDVSLPPRALVAIAVRRLGLPVWTPVGER
- a CDS encoding ABC transporter transmembrane domain-containing protein, with product MTVAEVSGSVVLRRALRRQRRRVVLGIVLLCAHQATEALVPVAIGVIIDRAVATGDVAALLLSLAGLAALFTTLAFAYRTGARLAYAAVEHEAHTTRVEIVRSALDPRGHRSGLRDGELLSVTASDAELSALVVRVAGLTAAALTAIVVAAVALLVVDVPLGLGVLVGVPLLVVALQRMAPLLTRRSTSQQEALAATTALAVDLVTGLRVLRGVGAQDHAARRYAGASRHALDVTLRAATSKGLHLGLTTTVNGLFLATVAGVAGWLALEGRLTIGELVAVVGLAQFIAEPVQTLGYCVQLFAMARASAARVARVLGAAPVLAPGDAGPPEPSPSRLALDAVSHAGLDAVDLRVRAGEILGVLAYDPSEAEALVALLAGRVHHADYRGTLYVDGVPVEDLHIDAARTVVLVEPHDVALFEGTLRANLSAGAQVDDTVLRAAVRAAAAEDVLTAHPDGLDRRLTERGANLSGGQRQRIGLARALVADPPVLVLHNPTTAVDAVTEALIAEGLASVRAADTRATVLITTSPALLHVTHRVVVIDKGRVVAEGPHERLLAGDTRYREEVLR
- a CDS encoding ABC transporter ATP-binding protein, coding for MTDPSTDSGVEPRHLLPTATGRQTWAALRAELARLPLLSAVAGTLLVAASATGLVAPWVLGRLVDDVIAGTDTQQVVAWAGVIAGAAVLAGLLTAAGAAVAARLGETVLARLRERVLDRALHLPSATLERAGTGDLVARAGDDVAVVTNVIATSGPAFLGATLSVVLTALGLFALDWRLGIAGLAAAPAYALALRWYLRRSVPYYARERVATGERTQATAEALRGAATVRAYRMEDAHVARIAERSGVARDLALEIFGLFTRFGLRINRSEFVGLAAVLLAGFLLVREDLSTVGAATTAALYFHRLFNPIGLLLFESDSVLQAGASLARLVGVTTLPDTASPDSRRPARPERPEPAALEVTVAQHRYDDGPVVLRDITLRLAPGERVALVGASGAGKSTLAGIIAGIIEPSQGSVRLRGVPLAQLGEHQLRREIALVSQEVHVFAGPLAEDLRLADPDATDAELTRALDLVGATGWLRTLPDGLATAVGEGGRQLTAAQAQHLALARLVLADPAVAVLDEATAEAGSAGARDLDRAAVAATEGRTTLVVAHRLSQAATADRIVVLDQGRVAEHGTHAELLAAGGGYSNLWRSWRTPDPVPSARDGTERIQDPTNVGAPGTFPDRSATTRVRG
- a CDS encoding sigma-70 family RNA polymerase sigma factor, whose amino-acid sequence is MRTDGADDAQVTRWAQDAGRGDRQAATAFIRALQDQVWRFLSHLAGPGEADDLTQETFLRAFRNLPGFAGRSSARTWVFTIARRVAVDHVRTAVSRPRLASVPDWQAAAEAAGAITAGADESVTVHQLIAGLPPERREAFVATQVLGLSYAEAAEICQCPVGTIRSRVARAREDLATAWQLDSAPGHDRRTG
- a CDS encoding ATP-binding protein codes for the protein MFNRVAIVNRGEAAMRLIHAVRELAAETGIQLETVALYTDVDRTATFVREADIAYDLGPASARPYLNLQVLERALTETGADAAWVGWGFVAEDPAFAELCEKIGVTFIGPSPDAMRQLGDKIGSKLIAEKVGVPVAPWSRGAVETLAAARAAAAEIGYPLMLKATAGGGGRGIRVIRNEAELDDAYERTSQEAARAFGSGIVFLERLVTGARHVEVQVIADGQGTAWALGVRDCSVQRRNQKVIEESASPVLDPAQAADLKASAERLAVAVGYRGAATVEFLYHPGDRLFAFLEVNTRLQVEHPITELTTGFDLVKAQLHVASGGRLDGTPPVERGHAIEARLNAEDPDRDFAPSPGRIARLDLPAGPGIRVDTGVSEGDTIPADFDSMIAKIIAYGRDRDEALGRLRRAMANTTVIIEGGATNKSFVLDLLDQPEVIDASADTGWIDRVRGEGRLVTHRHSAVALAAAAIEAYEEEERVERQRLLSTAAGGRPQVQHASGRPLDLKLRGVGYRTRVARVGPHRFRVGIEAGGVVRTADVELDRFDRHTGQIVVNGIRYRLLTGTYGPTHLVEVDGVTHRVSRDEGGVLRSPMPALVVATPLEVGAEVEAGAPVLVLEAMKMETVLRAPFKARLKECAVSVGSQVEAGAPLLRLEPLADDAEQATDGPTGETVELDLPSATEDVPTDERVRRGQEDLRGLLLGFDVDPHDDRRVLDGYLTARRQATDASQRSAAGQRPLAAELDLIEVFADLAELSRNRPTGEDVGGAHVHSAREYFHTYLQSLDVERAGLPDSFQTRLGKALSRYGVTDLDRTPALEAAVFRIFLAQQRASADAQVIAALLRAWLRETPPDESLREPAGLALERLIAATQVRFPVVADLARGVVFAWFAQPLLRRNRARVYAEVRGHLRHLDAQPDAADRAERIAEMVRSTEPLVRLLGQRLVRDHLDNTVMLEVLTRRYYGNRALTSVRGQAVAGCTFVVAERADSSVVSAAVSFDALGSALRGLAELAGDGESVDADIYLGWENQPEDFDAMAAALAEVVAAHPLPPQVRRVTTTVAGRGGAVMHHHFTFRPSDTGLTEDRLIRGLHPYIAQRMQLERLHKFDLTRLPSSDEEVYLFQCVARENRADERLVAFAQVRDLTELREQDGRLVALPTAEDAIAACLDSIRRAQSLRPSKTRFTTNRIVVYVWPPSELTREEMEMIAGRVRPTTAGAGLEEILFIARQRDRRTGELTKIAVRISFDAAGGAELAVGEPPVEPIEPLDEYRLKVLRASSRNTVYPYELTGRLGDFVEHDLDDDHVLVPVDRPKGRNSAAIVAGVVSTPTERHPQGVTRVVLLGDPTKSLGALSEPECRRVIAALDLAERMRVPLEWWALSAGARISMTSGTENMDWVAAALKRIVEFTQAGGEINIVVAGINVGAQPYWNAEATMLMHTKGILVMTPDSAMVLTGKQSLDFSGGVSAEDNFGIGGYDRVMGPNGQAQYWAPNLTAARDVVMAHYDHAYVAPGEDAPRRAVTSDPADRDISDFPHDVAGSAFATVGEIFSVEANPDRKKPFDIRTVMRALADQDHPVLERWAGMADADTAVVQDVHLGGIPVCLLGIESRSVPRHGFPPTDGPDTYTAGTLFPRSSKKAARAINAASGNRPLVVLANLSGFDGSPESMRKLQLEYGAEIGRAIVNFDGPIVFCVISRYHGGAFVVFSKALNPNMTVLALEGSFASVLGGAPAAAVVFSADVNARTAADPRVRDLETRVAAAGGTERAALTAELDELRSSVRAEKLGEVAAEFDRVHNIHRAVEVGSVDAVIRAAELRPRIIEAIEARLG